The DNA segment AGCTTCACAGGTGTTATGACACCTGTACCAAGGCAGTCTCCCAGCGTCTCCAGCAGGTTACAAAGCAGTGAAAGACCTGTATTTCAGGAACTAAGCCAGTGTTTACTCGTGCCATTGGTGAGTAGTAGgcgtccatcagtctcaggagactatggagttgcgctctggttgtcggtctggagtggcctctccagggcgcaaagccagggtaggttgatacagagggagaagctgttacccatgcagcaggtctctccccctcaccacggcaccgaaagtctccaatcgaaaggcaaacgccaatatgattggttccagcgcTGTCGCTGTAACTGTCAGAACGCGTTGAAGGCCACAATAAACAGCTTTAAGGGGCTCCGGAGCCAGTGAGGTCACCCTCCAGTGAGGTCACCCTCCAGTGAGGTCACCCTCCAGTGAGGTCACCTTCACTGGAGTGTGAGGTGACCGTCACTGTTAACGTAACCTCAACTGTTCATCTGTAGTCCATCACATTAAAAAAGGCGAGATATATAAATGCCtccttttatatatttttagtGCAAAATAGCTCTACAAAAAAAGCAGGGATGCAATGTGGATATATTCAATTCTATAGACAGTAAAGTCCCCAAACTCTTCAATAAACTCGCTCTAAATAGGAGCATAACTATCAGACCTGTGAGTTAAAGAAGAACATAATtatcagacattatatatatatatatatatatatatatatatatatatatatatatatatatatatatatatatatatatatatatattatatattctttCCCACTATTGTGCACTGGTGTCTTGGCAAGCTCCAGACGATGTTGTAATATAGTGCGGTGAGGACTGGAGCAACACAGAACTGGAAAATGCACAGTCGTTCCCAACCGGTTACACGTTACTTGGGAAATATGTATTAAACAGTTACATAGCGACAGGAGGAGGAGTAAAGGGGGCACTCATCAAGAGAGGACCGCCGGCACAAGACCCGCAGAGCGGTGCTGGACTCTGGGATAGAGCCCAGTCTGGGGATAGGACTCTGGGATAGGACGCCAGTGGGCGGGGCGGAGCAACATGCATCACCAGGGGGCTCACTGCAGGGAATGACAGGCAACCTTGTAACAATCAGGAAAATtttccccgtctctctctctctctctctctctctctctctctctctctctctctctctccttttctcacCCTtcctaattccccccccccccctctgtccacCTGTCCTGGCGAAACTGTCCCAAGGAAATTCCTGAAGGATGTTGTTTTGCATCAAATTAACAAGTGTATTTTCACCCATCAGTTTGATGGGTGAAAATCAGATCAGTTTGGGATAACTTTTGTCAAACAGCTTTAATTAAAAATTCTTATATAATGCTGAGTGTGAGGTTTTCAAGAGGCAACCTGTGTATGGGGGACAGAGCTCAGTGTACCGTGAGAACATCGACGATAGAAGGGCTGTGTCATCAGAGCCAGGTGGGAGCCCCaaagaccagattcacgaagcagttacgcaagcacttacgatcctgtacatcttttctcaacctttggcggttttgttcacaattattaaatagttaatgagctccgaagcaccaggaggccatttataacaataacaacagttgattgggaagttttcatgcttgcaaactgtttaataaatgtaaccaaagccgtcaaagattgaggaaaggtgtacacgttcgtaagtgcttgcgtaactgcttcgttaatctggccccAAGGGTTTCCAGCTTTTAGAGGCCGAGGTCAATGGAAACGGGTGATATCGCTAATGTATTTTCATTGTCTAAATTACTTACCATTTTTGCCAGTGTAGGAAAAATGCCAGTTTGCCATTGCCAGTGTGCCAGTGCCAGTGTGCCAGTGCCAGTGTCATCAAGGCCGCTGAACATCCTTGTGTGAACCTCCCAAATTCTCCAGTATTAAATTGTTAAACATAAATGTCATCAAAACAAGAAATTTCTCAGTAATAATTCAAGTCAAGAGGACGAGATAGTATCCACCCCATGAACCACTGGCGATCAAACCTAATGAGTAATTATCAATACTCTTTTAGTAGTGAATATAATGGGGAGATGCCAGCCATTTTTTCTCCTTTTTTTCATTGAGATTAATCATGTCCTTGACCATACCATTGGTTCTGTGAGAGATCAGTTCATTGAGATTAATCATGTCCTTGACCATACCATTGGTTCTGTGAGAGATCAGTTCATTGAGATTAATCATGTCCTTGACCATACCATTGGTTCTGTGAGAGATCAGTTCATTGAGATTAATCATTTCCTTGACCATACCATTGGTTCTGTGAGAGATCAGTTCATTGAGATTAATCATTTCCTTGACCATACCATTGGTTCTGTGAGAGATCAGTTCATTGAGATTAATCATGTCCTTGACCATACCATTGGTTCTGTGAGAGATCAGTTCATTGAGATTAATCATGTCCTTGACCATACCATTGGTTCTGTGAGAGATCAGTTCATTGAGATTAATCATGTCCTTGACCATACCATTGGTTCTGTGAGAGATCAGTTCATTGAGATTAATCATTTCCTTGACCATACCATTGGTTCTGTGAGAGATCAGTTGCACCAGGTTACCCTCAAGTGTAAATATTGTGTAGACTGTTTACGGAAATATATATAAGAGCACCAGAGGGTAAACCTACAGTGGTAGAGGGGTATCAGGGAGGGGTTATAATGGTAGCAGGTGCTACCAGCTGGGACCTCAGCCAGGACCACACCTtgccagggaccacacagtgtacgGAATAACACCGTTCAGTCTGTGTAAGTCCCAACACCAGgttacaccacccccaacaccaggttacaccaccccccaacaccaggttacaccacccccaacaccaggttacaccaccccccaacaccaggttacaccaccctcaacaccaggttacaccaccaccaacaccaggcaccatcacccccaacaccatgcaccatcacccccaacaccaggcaccatcaccccccaacaccaggcaccatcacccccaacaccaggcaccatcaccccccaacaccaggcaccatcacccccaacaccatgcaccatcacccccaacaccaggcaccatcaccccccaacaccaggcaccatcacccccaacaccaggcaccatcacccccaataccagacaccatcaccccccaacaccaggcaccatcacccccaacaccaggcaccatcacccccaacaccaggcaccatcaccccccaacaccaggcaccatcaccccccaacaccaggcaccatcaccccccaacaccaggcaccatcaccaccaacaccaggcaccatcaccccccaacaccaggcaccatcaccccccaacaccaggcaccatcaccccccaacaccaggcaccatcacccccaacaccaggcACCATCACACTAGTCTAACCACAGGAGCAGGACTGTTAAGCACCAAACAACCACTTACTCGTATGAGAGATGTAATTTGTGACAATTTGCAGATTCAATTTACCTGGAATGGTGTCTGGTGATTGTTGCAGGTACGCCCTGTTGCGTTATTAACAATGTGGAGGGATGGATTGTGGGATAGGTTGTGGGATAAGGTGgaagggaggtgtggcgtggtgagggggaactagagtcacacccccaccacacctctCCAATCACCAGGTATTAACACACTCCTAACAGATTGTGGTTCATCGTCAGCCGcatcatagaaaagcaaatgagcaacATTGCAGTAGCagcagccacccacatcttcacagacggatcggttgacacagaatatgagtgtgctggcgctgctctttgtacGGACAacgaacaggcatattggagactgggaggaccagtatcatcaacccaaactgagctgtttgccacatAACAGGCATTCgtgtatgtgattgcacaaaacactcaaaatgcaatcataaacACAGACTCAAAAGTTGCATTTCAAAACTTAGGAAAAAAGCAGTGGAAAGACAACatcgaaataattaccaccattttggttctaggagcagtagctaaaggcaagggactcaacataaccctaaactggatcccatcccacttTGGAATCTCATTAAATGAGAGCCGATGAAACTGCTAAATTAGGAACTCGTCATCCACTGATCCACAAAACaatccaacccagcctagagtacataaaaaaCACCATCGCCAAAAACTGTCACACCTCAACACAgcccatctacaccagagagAGTAGCAGAAAGTTCGccttctgcaatatggtatcttcaggccaccaagttataCAGGCTAAATATCCCGattggaatccacagggaaatagcagttcggttatataggctacgtctaggttacagatgcaactgggagattggtgaacccagtGATTGgaaatgcatcttctgccaaacaaccACAGAAAGgcaactacttcactatctcctggaatgtgaagcaaccaatgaccttagaaaagATTTGAGTCTCTCAATTTTGTAGGGAATTAATCAAAGAATTAATCCAAAGTTTGCACCGAATACAAGACTCGTTCAGATCTCCCTGTTCAACACAAACAACATGTTAAAGATCTAAGAATGATCTGGCGATGTAACACTAAGATCCCCAAAGCTTATCCAGTACAACACAGCAAACCCCTAACATCAGCCAGGAGAATGATACAAGGTGAAGGATTAGAGCCAGTACCACGCCCGCGGTGATGCCGTCTCGCTCTGTACTTACCAACCCCTCCTGAGGCAGGCGAGATATCCGAAACAGCAGGCGTAAAGATATCCTACACTGCCCGGAAAGATGCACTACACCTAAAGTACCTGGAAACATCTTAAAGCACTCACGCTCTATAAAGCAACAACACTAATGATCAAGTTAGTAATATGCACAGGTAACTATAACCAGTGTAGGAGACATGCAGGAAATGCAGACACTGTACCGAAATCAGGGAGGAAagaaccaagccattacgactatatgggacggggagggaaagAAATGTTGCCCaaccgagaccgtcgctctaccgtccagcccaagtggttggaggaCACTGTACCGAGAGGAGGTTCCATCACCACAATAAAAGCACTTTATTATTAACACCAGTGGGCAACAACAATTCATCTTCTACCAGGAAATATAAGACAACTTACCAGAACAAAAGTTGAAGTCTTCACGAGGGAAGTGAACCTGTTCCTACAAGATGTGAACATGTTCCTACAAGATGTGAACATGTTCCTACAAGCTGTGAACATGTTCCTACAAGCTGTGAACATGTTCCTACAAGCTCTGCCGAATCAGTCGAGGTCTGAGGTCCTCTGCCAGTAACACGCTACGTGATCAAGTTATTATCAGCGAAACCTGGCCTTGGGGCGGACTGCGGAAGACGAACTCTTAAAACCAGCCAAAGGTAAGAATACCCTCCCTCTAACACTTCTCATACAACACTACACAGCTACACGCAAAGCTATCCATGATTCATActcgagaaaggcctttgatgttCCTCTCAGCTACCAGCACATGTACATCAAATCGATTGGGAATTTCTTGGACAGACAAGACGTTatattcacaaaaataattaaagcgACATGTCTTCTGTTTCAAAAATTCTAAACTTTTCAGACGGAATATAGGGCGACTCATGCAATGAATAAAGGATTTATTCATCATATACTGAATGCACAGTCTTGCATCCAGAGGCGAACCTGTAATATGTCATTTTACTCATCGAACGAGACCGTAACTTCCAACTACCATTAACATTACTGTTTGTTTTCTTACGTTAGGAATAGGTTCTTATCCAGCTGGTGTCAGTATCGCTAATACTTTATTGTTGTATACTAAATGGGACAtccggctgtgcccgggtctatatccccacctcctccctcctgccctctctctctctctctctctctctctctctctctctcagaacatacATTATGATTTTCTttcttaacacatttaggtacatctgcatttatgcagccgccctagactatatgaagggggaacatagagtgtgtcaagaactagctacgtaaTGTTAAACatgcccatcacacaggatgataagtcatacagggccatgtgttcagTAGTCTTCACTGGCAAACTCTGGACACATCACGAGGTTATCATCaaaaacacgagagttaataaagtCAGATACCTCAAGCCAACAGGTCTGAATgatctgataactgggcattcagtgatgtagagtcagagatcatgccgcagttcctgctcacagagtttgcacctggagtgctcaggattgggagatccgtcacctgcagccacctgccacaggtaacggtaacccaacctgatccttgcaaccactgtgtcgcacagtctagtggacgttttgggaTGCCCGGTACATAGATTTCGGATCTGAATAAATCGTAGCTTTCAggccgttgggagtcagtaatttcttttctATTGGAGAGAATCCCTTATAAAccactttcaagtgctatatagtcgtaatggtttggcgctttctcctgatagttcccttcccctctcctatTGGACCCGAGTGTTTGGAACGCATCAGAAAAGGCTACTGAAACTCTATGGAAATTTTCCCCGTCCACAATTTCAGAGTTTATGAAAAATGCAGGAAGCCCATACTTTTTAAATGATGACAATTAAATGGCTAGATCCCAGCTGGCCTATGAAACTACCATACCCACCATGTGCCATCATGGAAAGCTAGGTGAGGATATCCCCAAGCTTCTGGCCTCCTACTTTGGACAGACAAACACGGGTAGAGACACATTCTATTTTACAGATACAGAAAGATTACACCAGAGACTCCAGACACACCATCTTAAAAGGAAAATCACTATCTGTTTTTTTGGGAGGTTCTTAGCAGCAGACAGTCATGTGTACACCCAGCGGTACAGACAAGGTCCTGGTAGTGcagtcgggttcattctcgactcacgatcaggaattctgggttcgaattccaagcaggacagaaatggttgtgtGCGTTTCCTATTACCTCTCTACACCTAACAGCAAATTGGTACCCAGGGGTTAGTCAGACTGTTGTGGGGTGCATCCTGTGAAGAGTCAGTAGTTCAGCCctggggacgggggagggaactTAACCCATGTTAGGCTACATATAAGCgtacacaataaattattattattaattattattattattactatgtaCATGCCTAGCAGTACCTCAGTGAGCTCACACACTTGGCGAAAGCACAACTAGAAATCTTAAGACCACACTAGGACAACACAAATTTACAATCAAATTTGAATTTCACTAAACGTGAATAATGTCGTGTATAATGCAACTGGAAAATGAATCATAGAAATATTAGCACAGTGTAAACAAATACAAGCAGAGCCTAATATGGTTGCTGTGACCCAAGCTAACTCAAGGGTAAGGGGAAGGAAGTTACTTTGCTCCAGTTCGGTGTTGACGACGATGCACTGACTCCCGGAGTCCTTGCACGGTAGCGGGGCAGGAACAGTAACTTGTGACTCCCTTGCTCCTTGTAGTGgcttggtgtgggggggggggtgttcgccACCTCTTCCTTTACTCCTTGTACTGCCGTCATGACTCTTTGTCCCTGTATCCTCGCCTGGTCCAAAGAATCCCAGCCACAACTTTTTCTTGGCAACCTGATAATATGGGGGACAATGGGGGGAGGTAACTGTGAGGATCTGGTACCGTCTCATCACACAGGGTGAGACGGTATGATCTACCGTCTATTCCAGGGGATGATTTACCTGGCGACAGCTGTAGTAGACGAGGAGACGAGCTGTGGAGGAGCTGTGTGGAGACGAGGACTCTTCATCCTCTCTAGTACTGTGTCTCTGCAGACTGTGTGGCTCTTCCACTCAGTCACCACCTGTTACTGGTATCCAGTGGCTCTAGCTTCAGACTGCCACTTCACCTAAATTTCACTGCAAACTGTCTCTGCAGCGGAGTTGACTG comes from the Procambarus clarkii isolate CNS0578487 chromosome 25, FALCON_Pclarkii_2.0, whole genome shotgun sequence genome and includes:
- the LOC138368421 gene encoding uncharacterized protein, with the translated sequence MVKEMINLNELISHRTNGMVKDMINLNELISHRTNGMVKDMINLNELISHRTNGMVKDMINLNELISHRTNGMVKEMINLNELISHRTNGMVKEMINLNELISHRTNGMVKDMINLNELISHRTNGMVKDMINLNELISHRTNGMVKDMINLNEKKEKKWLASPHYIHY